From the Diospyros lotus cultivar Yz01 chromosome 13, ASM1463336v1, whole genome shotgun sequence genome, one window contains:
- the LOC127788779 gene encoding beta-galactosidase-like, translating into MWPDLIKKAKEGGLNAIETYIFWNAHEPLYRQYDFSGNLDFIRFIRVVQDYGLYAILRIGPYVCAEWNYGGFPVWLHNMPNMTFRTNNKVFEEEMKTFTTLIIEMVRKEHLFASQGGPIILSQLENEYGNVKSKYGNDGKEYINWCADLAESYKVGVPWIMCQEWDAPEGMINTCNGYYCDQFYPNHGMPKMWTENWTGWFKNWGSKYPRRTAEDLAFAVARFFQYGGTLQNYYMYHGGTNFGRTSGGPYIATSYDYDAPLDEYGNLNQPKWGHLKDLHTLLRSMEETLTNGFSSNIEYGNMLTVTSYEHRGDRVCFFGNANEKNDATFDFEGTTYTVPAWSVSILPDCYTEVYNTARVNAQTSVMVKLRNGADAFREPYNLQWKWAGEKFEHIKDDDAKKGYLQFDGLLDQKFVSNDTSDYVWYMTSVEIDHNDPAWREEVTLKVHTKGHILHAFLNGKHVGSQSAKDGHWTFDFLTKFRMKDGKNSLSLLSVTNGLQNYGEFFDKEQHGILGPVKLIGGDNQVKHLDKYRWTYKVDLDGIEKGLYMKDTKANWRWKVQNLPTNKMFVWYKTTFKAPMGDDPVVLDLLGMGKGIAWVNGFNIGRYWPSYFADDNGCDFKCDYRGTYGSNKCLTGCGESSQRWYHVPRSILNNDDNLLVLFEEFGGNPGNVEVQSVTVGKACGNAYEGNKLELSCQGGKVISDVRFASFGDPKGSCGAFRKGHCESPNSLSVVQEACLGRESCTIDASEWTFQPNGCKILTKRLAVELAC; encoded by the exons ATGTGGCCTGATTTGATCAAGAAAGCAAAGGAGGGAGGGCTCAATGCTATCGAGACTTATATCTTTTGGAACGCTCACGAGCCATTGTATCGTcag TATGATTTTTCAGGGAACTTGGATTTCATTAGATTCATAAGAGTTGTCCAAGACTACGGGCTCTATGCTATTTTGCGAATTGGACCATATGTCTGTGCTGAATGGAATTATGG AGGATTTCCTGTATGGTTGCATAACATGCCAAACATGACATTCAGAACTAACAATAAAGTGTTTgag GAGGAGATGAAAACTTTTACAACTTTAATCATCGAAATGGTTCGGAAAGAACATTTATTTGCCTCACAAGGAGGACCTATAATCCTTTCACAG cTTGAGAATGAGTATGGAAATGTCAAgagcaaatatggaaatgatggaaaagaaTACATAAACTGGTGTGCTGATCTTGCTGAATCCTACAAAGTTGGTGTTCCATGGATCATGTGCCAAGAATGGGATGCTCCCGAGGGCATG ATTAATACCTGCAATGGATATTATTGTGACCAATTCTACCCTAATCATGGCATGCCTAAGATGTGGACTGAAAATTGGACTGGctg GTTTAAGAATTGGGGAAGTAAATATCCACGTCGAACTGCTGAGGATCTTGCTTTTGCGGTTGCTCGATTTTTTCAATATGGTGGCACGCTACAAAACTATTATATG TATCATGGTGGTACTAATTTTGGTCGAACATCTGGTGGTCCCTATATTGCCACATCATATGATTATGATGCGCCTCTCGATGAATATG GTAATTTAAATCAACCTAAATGGGGACATCTTAAGGATCTGCACACCCTCTTAAGATCAATGGAAGAGACTTTGACAAATGGTTTTTCAAGCAACATTGAGTATGGTAACATGTTGACT GTAACATCGTACGAGCATCGTGGCGATAGGGTATGTTTCTTTGGAAatgcaaatgaaaaaaatgatgcAACATTTGACTTTGAGGGCACAACGTACACTGTTCCTGCATGGTCTGTTAGTATCCTCCCAGATTGCTACACAGAAGTTTACAACACTGCTCGG GTTAATGCACAAACATCGGTAATGGTGAAGTTGCGGAATGGAGCTGATGCATTTCGGGAGCCCTATAATTTGCAGTGGAAATGGGCAGGCGAGAAGTTTGAGCACATCAAGGATGATGATGCTAAAAAGGGTTATCTTCAATTTGATGGGCTCCTGGATCAGAAGTTTGTATCGAATGACACCAGCGACTATGTGTGGTATATGACTAG TGTGGAGATTGATCACAATGATCCTGCTTGGAGAGAGGAGGTTACTCTAAAAGTTCACACCAAGGGGCACATACTTCATGCTTTTTTGAACGGGAAGCACGTTG GATCTCAATCAGCAAAAGACGGACATTGGACTTTTGATTTCTTGACGAAATTTAGGATGAAAGATGGGAAGAACTCACTATCTTTGCTTAGTGTTACTAATGGACTTCAA AACTACGGCGAGTTCTTTGACAAAGAGCAACATGGAATTCTTGGACCAGTGAAGTTGATTGGAGGTGACAATCAGGTTAAGCATCTTGATAAGTATAGGTGGACTTACAAGGTTGATCTCGATGGAATCGAGAAGGGCCTTTACATGAAGGACACCAAGGCCAATTGGAGATGGAAGGTGCAGAATCTTCCTACAAACAAGATGTTTGTTTGGTACAAG ACAACCTTCAAGGCTCCAATGGGTGATGATCCAGTTGTTCTGGATTTGCTTGGCATGGGGAAGGGAATAGCTTGGGTGAATGGCTTTAACATTGGTAGATACTGGCCAAGCTATTTCGCCGATGATAATGGTTGTGACTTCAAATGTGACTATCGTGGAACGTATGGTAGTAACAAATGCTTGACAGGTTGTGGGGAGTCCTCTCAGAGATG GTATCACGTGCCTCGCTCAATCCTCAACAACGACGATAACTTGCTGGTGTTGTTTGAGGAGTTTGGTGGCAACCCTGGAAATGTTGAGGTTCAATCAGTCACCGTTGGAAAGGCTTGTGGAAATGCATATGAAGGCAACAAGTTGGAGTTATCTTGCCAGGGAGGAAAAGTCATATCAGATGTTAGGTTTGCGAGCTTTGGGGACCCTAAGGGCAGCTGTGGAGCCTTCCGCAAAGGTCATTGCGAGTCACCTAATAGCTTGTCAGTTGTGCAAGAA GCATGTCTTGGCAGAGAGAGCTGCACAATCGATGCCTCTGAGTGGACTTTCCAGCCTAATGGTTGCAAGATCCTCACCAAAAGACTTGCTGTTGAGCTCGCATGCTAA
- the LOC127788780 gene encoding GDSL esterase/lipase At5g03810-like, producing MGFTSFLLGVFLAFAMAPPMANGDAIVPILCIFGDSVVDVGNNNNLTTLIKVNFPPYGRDFSSPTNLPGAYLSQDAKGNNLLTSANFASADSGYFDRTAQFYLVLSLTQQLAYYKEYQDKVVRMVGKARANSMFSGRNPSRRKQRLRSELADPCMSYFGAVSGLRVNELKSHMYCAGIVEQDLEKTPLCTNSKDEQHEHFSHQILPFQQTLYGLGGRKIGVTTLPPTGCLPAAITLFGSGSNQCVESLNRDAVSLKNKLKSTSQYLHSKLPGLKLVVFDIYQPLLDLVAKPTDNGMNIFFHVRIHLQLYILGFFESRKACCGTGTIETSMLCNARSVGTCSNATEYVFWDGFHPSEAANQVLEQDLLEQGFSLIS from the exons ATGGGGTTCACAAGTTTTCTCTTGGGTGTCTTTCTTGCTTTTGCTATGGCTCCCCCTATGGCTAATGGGGACGCTATTGTTCCCATATTGTGTATCTTTGGAGATTCTGTAGTTGATGTGGGAAACAATAACAACCTCACTACACTGATCAAGGTAAATTTCCCTCCTTACGGAAGGGACTTCTCGTCACCCACAAACCTACCGGGAG CATATCTCAGCCAGGACGCCAAAGGAAATAACCTCTTGACCAGTGCCAACTTCGCGTCAGCTGATTCTGGTTATTTTGACAGGACAGCACAGTTCTAC CTCGTTCTCTCACTCACCCAGCAGCTAGCATACTACAAGGAATATCAAGACAAAGTTGTGAGGATGGTAGGAAAAGCCAGAGCTAATTCCATGTTCTCGGGCCGAAATCCATCTCGCAGGAAGCAGCGACTTCGTTCAGAACTGGCGGATCCATGCATGAGCT ATTTTGGTGCAGTTTCGGGGCTAAGAGTGAATGAGCTTAAATCTCATATGTACTGTGCTGGCATTGTGGAGCAGGATCTGGAG AAAACTCCATTATGTACAAACTCCAAAGACGAACAGCATgagcatttttcacatcaaatcCTACCTTTTCAACAGACTCTCTATGGCCTGGGAGGAAGGAAGATTGGAGTTACAACCTTACCACCAACTGGATGCTTGCCAGCAGCTATCACACTATTTGGCTCAGGGAGCAACCAATGTGTTGAGAGTCTGAACCGAGATGCAGTTTCCTTAAAAAATAAGCTAAAGAGCACATCACAATACTTGCACAGCAAGCTTCCTGGTCTCAAACTTGTTGTCTTTGATATCTATCAGCCTCTCCTTGACCTGGTTGCAAAGCCCACCGATAATGGTATGAATATATTTTTCCATGTTAG AATTCATCTGCAACTATATATACTAGGGTTTTTTGAATCAAGGAAGGCTTGCTGCGGAACGGGTACAATAGAGACATCCATGCTTTGCAATGCCAGATCTGTAGGAACATGCTCAAATGCTACAGAGTATGTGTTTTGGGATGGATTTCACCCATCTGAAGCTGCTAATCAAGTCCTAGAACAGGATCTTCTTGAACAGGGATTCTCCCTCATCTCTTGA